The following coding sequences are from one Veillonella rodentium window:
- the folE gene encoding GTP cyclohydrolase I yields MNQRAKDGIKQFLQALSVDTEAPELEKTPSRVTELYGELFSGVGMDTKSAWGDTFTADYKGLVALSGIPFYSMCEHHLLPFFGTVDIVYQPKDGCVAGLSKFQDVVNILSRRPQLQERLTSELADAIMNDLSAHGVFVRITSTQLCMLIKGTMQQDSKVITLESRGVLDETGTLRDEALAMLGGGQADV; encoded by the coding sequence ATGAATCAACGTGCGAAGGACGGGATAAAGCAGTTTTTACAGGCTTTATCTGTTGATACAGAGGCGCCGGAATTAGAGAAAACACCAAGTCGTGTAACGGAATTATACGGCGAATTATTTAGCGGTGTCGGGATGGATACGAAATCCGCGTGGGGCGACACCTTTACGGCAGACTATAAGGGCCTGGTGGCTTTGAGTGGAATACCGTTTTATTCCATGTGCGAGCATCATTTGCTGCCGTTTTTCGGTACTGTAGATATCGTATATCAGCCGAAGGACGGTTGTGTGGCGGGGCTCAGTAAGTTTCAGGATGTGGTGAACATCCTCAGTCGAAGGCCGCAATTACAGGAGCGGTTGACGTCGGAACTGGCCGATGCGATTATGAATGATTTATCGGCTCACGGTGTATTTGTGCGCATCACATCAACTCAGTTATGCATGTTGATTAAGGGGACTATGCAGCAAGATTCAAAGGTAATCACCTTGGAGAGTCGCGGTGTATTAGATGAGACGGGGACGCTTCGAGATGAAGCGTTAGCGATGTTAGGCGGAGGTCAGGCAGATGTTTAA